The stretch of DNA CGCCATAGGTGGTGCATTCCTTGCCAACAAGATATCTGATGAGCGTAAAGAGCATAAGCAACAAGAGCAATACGGCAACTCAAACTTCGGAGGTGCTCCTCAAGGTGGACACAACAACCATCACCGTCAGgacaataacaacaataacgGTGGATTTGGCGGTCCAGGCGGCCCTGGCGGTCAAGGTTTCGGAAGACAAGGCCCACAAGGATTTGGAGGTCCTGGTCCACAAGAGTTTGGTGGTCCAGGTGGCCAAGGATTCGGTGGTCCAAATCCTCAAGAATTCGGCGGGCCAGGTGGCCAAGGATTCGGTGGTCCAAACCCTCAGGAATTCGGGGGCCAAGGTCGTCAAGGATTCAATGGCGGTTCACGTTGGTGAATGGCTCAACAGAGTGAGTGTCATTTTTAGCTAACTACATACTTGATTtatctatatatacatatatactACTCGTTTTATTATGATGTCGTAACAAATGACTTATTcgagaaaagaaaacgtgAAAAAATAAGCTAAAAATTTGGCGATGAGGTTCTCTGTTGAAGTTGGAACCCGCAATTCATGATTTTGGTAAGGTCAAGGATCATCAGTAATTAGCTTAAAGTAAGAACTactcaataatattaaacCATTTATCCTTGGCTCGTCTTTCTATTGACCAATCAATACTATTTTAAACATCTCTTCTACCACATACTTTCAATCAGACTAGAATGAAATTGGATACTTCTCATATGA from Saccharomyces cerevisiae S288C chromosome XIV, complete sequence encodes:
- a CDS encoding uncharacterized protein (hypothetical protein; may interact with ribosomes, based on co-purification experiments; authentic, non-tagged protein is detected in purified mitochondria in high-throughput studies; potential orthologs found in other fungi); this translates as MSANEFYSSGQQGQYNQQNNQERTGAPNNGQYGADNGNPNGERGLFSTIVGGSAGAYAGSKVSNNHSKLSGVLGAIGGAFLANKISDERKEHKQQEQYGNSNFGGAPQGGHNNHHRQDNNNNNGGFGGPGGPGGQGFGRQGPQGFGGPGPQEFGGPGGQGFGGPNPQEFGGPGGQGFGGPNPQEFGGQGRQGFNGGSRW